The following proteins are encoded in a genomic region of Paenibacillus sp. FSL H3-0469:
- a CDS encoding heparinase II/III family protein yields MQNYCLYSRINGEEAAIRQVREVLLRYARYYSGYEIHGNVPYNGPGKLFAQTLDEAHWIIDLSYAYIFIQNRLEPEDRESIRQGLLQPCAEFLTKYRERQIHNHAVLINSAIGIVGFLLGDKALLHSILHNPFGLYDQLAYGVLEDGLWYEGNFHYHYYAFDSLLKYAVLVEDTPWELRTHPAIKRMFDYPLGYLLPDGTLPNINDASFGKKLADLARYYEIAYAWYGSERYAELLRLAYGDEAPMGSRGLSFGTARRDSFEALVFGQPLPDTKGNGDLAQMLVSDSSPAAGGLTKLVNRRGWHVLVKHSPFGGEHDHMDRLGLSFGAGRVPLFIDPGTTAYGVPAHYGWFKHTYAHNTVGLNGQDQPPADGEWVQYRREAWGSLVESRVSWIGEPVHYQMMGFISLPKEMCPWDHAAYHGTCIRRINILTEETLLDIVKVSVPASRDIDLLYHISGTLEASPIQWRDWNGQLCALSPEWTLDMQHGDCYRETSYRWKVGDGVMLQAGWCSEAVEPFLARTLDLPMSSSRRMLCQRVQSGGRREILFVNAFSYNAADEAGTGRLSLDVNHCSTGEFRIRLGSKGKELSWRLLWSNEAAVVELMN; encoded by the coding sequence TTGCAAAATTACTGTCTGTATAGCCGGATTAATGGAGAGGAAGCCGCAATCCGCCAGGTCAGGGAGGTTCTGCTGCGGTACGCCCGTTACTATTCAGGCTATGAGATTCACGGAAACGTTCCCTACAATGGCCCGGGCAAGCTATTCGCACAGACACTGGATGAGGCGCACTGGATTATTGATCTAAGCTACGCCTATATTTTCATTCAGAACAGGCTTGAACCTGAGGACCGTGAGTCTATCCGGCAGGGGCTGCTGCAGCCATGCGCCGAATTTCTCACTAAATATAGGGAGCGGCAAATTCACAATCATGCGGTTCTGATTAACTCGGCCATCGGTATTGTCGGATTTCTGCTGGGAGATAAGGCGCTGCTGCACAGCATTCTGCATAATCCATTCGGCTTGTATGATCAGTTAGCTTACGGTGTGCTGGAGGACGGTCTATGGTATGAGGGGAATTTCCACTATCATTATTACGCCTTCGACTCACTGCTGAAATATGCCGTTCTGGTTGAAGACACTCCGTGGGAGCTGCGTACACACCCTGCTATCAAGCGTATGTTCGATTATCCGCTGGGGTATCTGCTTCCGGACGGCACACTGCCCAATATCAACGATGCCAGCTTCGGAAAAAAATTGGCGGATCTTGCCCGTTATTACGAGATAGCCTATGCCTGGTATGGATCGGAGCGTTATGCCGAGCTGCTGCGGCTTGCCTATGGCGATGAAGCACCAATGGGTTCACGCGGCCTATCCTTCGGCACAGCCCGGCGTGATTCATTCGAAGCGCTGGTATTCGGCCAGCCGCTGCCGGATACGAAGGGGAATGGAGACCTGGCACAAATGCTGGTATCCGACAGCTCACCCGCGGCCGGCGGGTTGACGAAGCTGGTCAACCGCAGAGGCTGGCATGTACTGGTCAAGCACAGCCCATTCGGTGGTGAACATGACCATATGGACCGTCTCGGATTATCGTTCGGTGCCGGCCGGGTGCCGCTATTCATCGATCCGGGGACGACAGCCTACGGTGTGCCTGCTCATTATGGCTGGTTCAAACATACCTACGCGCATAATACGGTGGGACTGAACGGTCAGGATCAGCCTCCGGCTGACGGGGAATGGGTTCAATACCGCCGGGAAGCCTGGGGGAGCCTCGTAGAGAGCCGGGTAAGCTGGATTGGCGAGCCTGTACATTATCAAATGATGGGTTTTATCTCGCTTCCCAAAGAAATGTGCCCGTGGGATCATGCGGCATATCACGGCACTTGCATCCGGCGGATCAATATTCTTACGGAAGAGACGCTGCTGGATATCGTGAAGGTCAGCGTTCCCGCAAGCCGGGACATTGACCTGCTGTATCATATCAGCGGGACTCTGGAGGCGTCACCTATCCAGTGGAGAGACTGGAATGGCCAGCTCTGCGCATTGTCGCCTGAATGGACACTTGACATGCAGCATGGAGACTGTTATCGGGAAACGTCGTATCGCTGGAAGGTGGGAGACGGTGTAATGCTCCAGGCGGGCTGGTGCTCGGAGGCGGTGGAACCCTTCCTGGCCCGGACGTTGGATCTTCCAATGAGCAGCAGCCGCCGGATGCTCTGCCAGCGTGTACAGAGCGGAGGGAGGCGGGAAATCCTATTTGTGAATGCTTTTAGCTATAATGCCGCTGATGAAGCCGGGACCGGGAGGTTGTCCTTGGACGTGAACCATTGCAGCACAGGGGAATTCCGGATTCGATTAGGGTCAAAAGGGAAGGAACTGTCATGGCGGCTGCTGTGGTCTAACGAGGCTGCGGTTGTTGAGCTTATGAATTAG
- a CDS encoding glycoside hydrolase family 88 protein has product MITESNPALPDKQRIKSAIEDAVVKVKANLNRHGGDYPHIGMGRNKEYDWGSNEDWIEGFYTGLVWLCYEYNGDSFFREQAELQVNDFAARLEAKVMLDHHDIGFLYGPSAFAGWVVTGNEAFKSLTLRAADHLLGRWREAAGVIQAWGPEGDPENGGRIIIDCLMNLPLLYWAQTVTGVDSYGVIAKAHAEKARRFLVRGDDSSYHTFYFDQQNGEAIRGGTHQGFRDGSTWTRGQAWGIYGFALSYRYTREPDYLETSKRMARYFIERIPEDGVVYWDFDVPVDKDTIRDSSASAIAACGMLELLSHLEADDELLPQLQIALSRTMEGLMGAFSTLGQPEAEGLLDHGSYYVRGDLGLDGYMIWGDYYYLEALMRIWKGVPGYWYER; this is encoded by the coding sequence ATGATCACAGAATCAAATCCGGCGTTGCCGGACAAGCAGCGAATCAAGAGCGCTATCGAAGATGCTGTCGTCAAAGTCAAAGCGAATCTGAATCGTCACGGCGGAGACTATCCCCATATCGGAATGGGGAGGAACAAGGAGTATGACTGGGGTTCGAATGAGGACTGGATAGAAGGCTTCTACACCGGCCTCGTATGGCTCTGTTATGAGTATAACGGCGATTCTTTTTTCAGGGAGCAAGCGGAGTTACAGGTGAATGATTTTGCTGCGCGCCTTGAGGCGAAGGTGATGCTGGACCATCATGATATTGGTTTCCTGTATGGCCCGTCCGCTTTTGCCGGCTGGGTGGTTACAGGGAATGAGGCCTTTAAATCCCTCACGCTGCGTGCGGCGGATCATCTGCTTGGCAGATGGAGAGAGGCAGCGGGAGTCATTCAGGCTTGGGGACCGGAGGGGGATCCTGAGAATGGTGGACGGATCATCATTGATTGTCTGATGAATCTGCCCTTGCTGTACTGGGCGCAGACTGTGACCGGGGTTGACAGCTATGGAGTCATTGCCAAGGCACATGCGGAAAAAGCCCGCCGTTTTCTCGTCAGAGGGGATGATTCATCCTATCATACATTTTATTTTGACCAGCAGAATGGAGAGGCCATTCGCGGAGGAACCCACCAGGGCTTCCGGGACGGCTCGACATGGACACGGGGGCAGGCATGGGGAATTTATGGATTCGCTCTTTCCTACCGCTACACCCGGGAACCGGATTATCTCGAAACGTCGAAGCGAATGGCCCGCTACTTTATAGAGCGCATTCCCGAAGACGGAGTGGTCTATTGGGATTTCGACGTTCCCGTGGACAAGGATACTATCCGGGACAGCTCTGCCTCAGCCATCGCGGCATGCGGGATGCTGGAGCTGCTATCCCATCTGGAAGCGGATGACGAGCTGCTGCCACAGCTGCAAATCGCGCTGTCCCGGACCATGGAAGGCCTGATGGGAGCATTCTCGACCCTGGGACAGCCGGAAGCGGAGGGGCTGCTCGACCACGGCTCCTATTATGTGAGAGGTGATCTGGGACTGGATGGCTATATGATCTGGGGCGACTATTATTATTTGGAGGCATTGATGCGGATCTGGAAGGGTGTTCCGGGCTATTGGTATGAGCGTTGA
- a CDS encoding polysaccharide lyase family 8 super-sandwich domain-containing protein, which yields MRKTISWVSLFVLIISLFGTMGNAVPRVMAADEFDTLRDKWKTVLTGGLSVDTGDPDLANQIALTVSAVQNDEGTGFWDTLQTGPDRTSCGCLWTDLTSTTVSAEIVYQYNRIRSMALAYQTVGSSDSSSPAYNPLYGNPALRDDIIGALDWMYTNRYNPGTTLYNNWYHWELSAPRGLFDAVVLMYDDLTAAQITNYMNAVNKFTPDPNRAPQNSAVATGANRVEKSWVVTLRGILLKDSAAVALGRDGLSDATTLPTSTNGMNNVFSYVSTGDGMHRDGSFIQHNKHPYFGNYGTTYIQYIVNLVYLLDGSSWEITDPESANLYQWVYATYEPAVYNGSLMSMLRGRTIAYSTADDHYYGFAAAQSILLLSSFAPESNADDYRSMVKEWITKDTYRSFISGGNSIFYINLAKELLNDPSIAARGERIGNIAFPESDRFIQLRPGFGFGLAMSSSRIARYESINGDNLHGWHMGDGMTYLYNQDLSQYDDNYWPTVDPYRLAGTTVDTGTLSNAAGQSAVTSMNWVGGASDGTYGLAGMQLNPYGGTLSGKKSWFMFDDEIVALGAGIKSTSGRTIETIVDNRKLNGTGSNAFEVNGTAQSPSLTQGQQTSTGVNWMHLAGNTASGSDVGYYFPEAPTLQTLRETRSGKWTDIHSSSLLTDTKTNHFQTIWFDHGTASGEAGYQYALLPNLSTAQTADYAADPDYTVLENSTEAQAVKENHLNLTAVNFWNSASKSVGGITSSGKASVLLKQSETEAEVSVSDPTQANTGSIQLEINRSASGVLSADPGITVTQLSPTIKLSVDVNGQKGGSLRVTFDLTPENPGNLAAPVISTLSGGKGQATLSWSPVSGASGYRIKYGNTPGVYSSTLDVGTATSGTVTGLLNGTKYYYAVAAYNAAGEGKPSEAVHLLSALPAADAYVRDGTYASTNYGTVNSLVIKNSSSGYTRTSYLQFDISAFSSPVAEAKLRLVPTYVGAASNVNAIAVATGGWTETGIVWNNKSAAGSVIDEWAGMAVGVPVEIDVTAQVNEAIPSGGSLSFMVYAPSNTGSNGDVIYGSKEQTLDSASPVLAIRQ from the coding sequence GTGAGGAAGACGATTTCATGGGTGAGCTTGTTTGTTCTTATTATTTCGTTGTTCGGTACAATGGGAAATGCTGTGCCACGAGTGATGGCCGCTGATGAATTCGATACGCTCAGAGACAAGTGGAAGACTGTACTTACGGGTGGTCTGTCTGTAGACACCGGGGACCCCGACCTTGCCAATCAGATTGCACTCACCGTCAGCGCTGTACAAAATGACGAAGGAACCGGATTCTGGGATACGCTTCAAACAGGTCCGGACCGGACAAGCTGCGGCTGTCTATGGACAGATCTGACCAGCACAACGGTCTCCGCAGAAATTGTCTATCAATATAACCGGATCAGGTCGATGGCACTGGCGTATCAGACAGTCGGCAGCAGTGATTCTAGCTCCCCGGCCTATAATCCGCTCTATGGGAATCCCGCGCTGCGTGACGATATCATTGGAGCCTTGGACTGGATGTATACGAACCGTTACAACCCTGGTACAACCCTCTACAATAACTGGTATCACTGGGAGCTATCTGCTCCAAGGGGACTGTTTGATGCTGTCGTGCTAATGTATGATGACTTAACCGCTGCTCAGATTACCAACTATATGAATGCAGTCAACAAGTTCACCCCTGATCCGAACCGGGCTCCCCAGAATAGCGCTGTTGCTACAGGGGCGAATCGTGTGGAAAAAAGCTGGGTGGTTACCCTTCGCGGCATCCTGCTCAAAGACAGCGCGGCTGTCGCGCTTGGCAGAGATGGTCTTAGCGACGCCACAACGCTCCCAACCTCTACAAATGGAATGAATAACGTATTTTCCTATGTCAGCACAGGAGACGGTATGCATAGGGATGGATCTTTTATTCAGCATAATAAGCATCCCTATTTCGGCAACTATGGGACGACTTACATACAGTACATTGTCAATCTCGTTTACCTGCTGGATGGCTCCTCTTGGGAGATAACAGACCCGGAGAGCGCCAATCTGTACCAGTGGGTGTATGCTACCTATGAACCTGCGGTCTATAACGGCTCGCTGATGTCAATGCTGCGCGGGCGAACCATTGCTTACTCCACCGCAGATGATCACTACTACGGCTTTGCTGCAGCGCAATCCATCCTGCTCTTAAGCTCCTTCGCACCTGAATCAAATGCTGACGATTACCGAAGCATGGTGAAGGAATGGATTACGAAGGATACGTACCGGAGCTTTATCAGCGGAGGCAATTCGATTTTTTACATCAACCTGGCTAAAGAGCTGCTGAATGATCCATCTATTGCAGCCCGGGGAGAACGGATCGGCAATATTGCCTTCCCTGAGTCGGACCGGTTCATACAGCTTCGTCCGGGCTTTGGCTTTGGACTGGCGATGTCCTCCAGCCGGATTGCCCGGTACGAGTCAATCAACGGGGATAATCTGCATGGTTGGCATATGGGCGACGGCATGACCTATCTCTACAATCAGGATCTCAGCCAATACGACGATAACTACTGGCCTACGGTCGATCCGTACCGGCTGGCAGGCACGACTGTGGATACAGGAACGCTCTCCAATGCGGCCGGACAGAGTGCTGTGACATCCATGAATTGGGTAGGCGGAGCGAGCGATGGGACGTATGGCCTTGCCGGCATGCAGCTCAATCCATATGGTGGAACGTTGAGCGGCAAGAAGTCCTGGTTCATGTTCGACGATGAGATTGTCGCCCTTGGTGCCGGAATCAAGAGCACTTCGGGCCGTACGATCGAGACGATTGTCGATAACCGCAAGTTGAACGGGACAGGAAGCAATGCCTTCGAGGTGAATGGAACGGCACAATCCCCCTCACTTACGCAAGGACAACAGACATCTACCGGGGTGAATTGGATGCACCTTGCGGGGAATACGGCCAGCGGTTCGGATGTAGGATACTATTTCCCTGAAGCCCCAACGTTACAGACACTTCGTGAGACACGCAGCGGGAAGTGGACGGATATCCACTCCAGCTCGCTGCTGACGGATACGAAGACGAACCATTTCCAGACGATATGGTTCGATCATGGGACTGCGTCCGGGGAGGCAGGCTACCAGTACGCCCTGCTTCCTAATCTGAGCACAGCGCAAACGGCGGATTATGCGGCTGACCCAGATTATACAGTGCTTGAGAATTCTACGGAGGCCCAAGCAGTGAAAGAGAATCATCTGAATCTGACAGCGGTGAACTTCTGGAATTCGGCGAGTAAAAGTGTTGGCGGTATTACCAGCAGCGGCAAAGCTTCCGTTCTGCTGAAGCAGTCTGAGACTGAGGCCGAGGTGTCGGTATCCGACCCTACTCAGGCCAATACCGGCAGCATCCAGTTGGAGATTAACCGCAGTGCTTCGGGTGTGCTCTCGGCCGATCCCGGAATCACTGTCACTCAATTGAGTCCAACGATTAAACTCTCGGTGGATGTGAATGGCCAAAAGGGAGGTTCTCTGCGTGTGACGTTTGACCTGACGCCCGAAAATCCCGGGAATCTGGCGGCGCCAGTAATTAGCACCCTGTCTGGAGGGAAGGGGCAGGCGACTCTAAGCTGGTCACCCGTCAGCGGAGCGAGCGGATATCGCATTAAATACGGCAACACTCCGGGAGTCTATTCCTCTACGCTGGATGTTGGGACAGCTACATCAGGCACAGTAACGGGTCTGTTGAACGGCACGAAGTATTATTATGCCGTTGCCGCATATAATGCAGCCGGAGAGGGGAAGCCGTCTGAAGCTGTGCATTTGTTAAGTGCTTTACCCGCTGCAGATGCATACGTACGGGACGGAACCTACGCCTCTACCAATTACGGAACAGTGAATTCCCTGGTAATCAAGAATAGCTCCAGCGGATATACGCGCACATCGTATTTGCAGTTCGATATATCCGCCTTCAGCTCTCCAGTCGCGGAGGCCAAGCTCAGGCTGGTGCCGACTTACGTTGGTGCAGCAAGTAACGTAAATGCTATAGCTGTAGCCACCGGGGGGTGGACGGAGACGGGCATCGTCTGGAATAATAAGTCTGCTGCAGGAAGCGTAATTGACGAATGGGCCGGAATGGCCGTGGGGGTTCCAGTGGAAATTGACGTAACGGCGCAAGTGAATGAGGCTATCCCTTCTGGCGGATCGTTGTCGTTCATGGTATATGCTCCTTCCAATACTGGAAGCAACGGGGACGTAATTTATGGCTCCAAAGAACAGACTTTGGATTCTGCCAGTCCGGTTTTAGCAATCAGACAATAA
- a CDS encoding cupin domain-containing protein has translation MNDDNVWEQAGLGVKRRIFKPGQSLMMMEVHFEKGSQGNEHSHPHEQLTYCLKGSFEFRMNGEKHLLRQGEVLNIPGGVVHGTIALEEGVLLDTFTPLREDLLNSREF, from the coding sequence GTGAACGATGACAACGTATGGGAACAAGCGGGACTTGGAGTGAAACGCCGTATTTTTAAGCCGGGCCAATCGCTGATGATGATGGAAGTACATTTTGAGAAAGGCTCGCAGGGTAACGAGCATTCCCATCCTCACGAGCAACTGACGTATTGCCTCAAAGGAAGCTTCGAGTTTCGGATGAATGGAGAGAAGCATCTGCTCCGGCAGGGTGAAGTTCTCAACATACCTGGTGGAGTGGTCCACGGTACCATAGCTCTTGAAGAAGGCGTGCTGCTCGATACCTTTACACCGCTTCGGGAGGATCTTTTGAACTCTCGCGAATTTTGA